The Moorena producens PAL-8-15-08-1 genomic interval CAAGTTATCAGGTTACCGGTTGAAGGTTAGTCGGTTGAAGGTTAGTCGGTTGAAGGTTAGTCGGTGTTGCTGGTTGCTGCTTAGAACCTTGGCCTATTGGCCAAGCTACGCGAACAACCTACCCTACACCGAACGCCACAGGCGAACAACCGGTTAACCTTGGCCTATTGGCCACGCGTTCGCGTTCAACTTTCAAGAACCTTCAAGGGTAAACCGGTTAACCTTGGCCTTTGGCCACGCTACGCGAACAACCTTCAACCGGTTAACCTTGGCCTTTGGCCACGCTACGCGAACAACCTTCAACCGGTTAACCTTGGCCTTTGGCCACGCTACGCGAACAACCTGTTAACCCTTAACCATATCTCCCCATAGCCTCCAGTTATGCCTACTTCAGGCAAAGCGTATCATCATATACCATATTTATGGAAAAAACATATAAATAAATGTTGCAACTTTTTCCAAAATAGGTTAACTTATATTACAGAAGCTAACAAAGAGCTAGGAGATCTATAACAATGACTCAAGAGCAAGAATCTAAGTTCGGTTTCACCAACTTTGCTGAAACTTGGAATGGCCGTTTGGCAATGCTTGGTTTCGCCATTGGCTTGGCTACCGAGTTGCTGACTGGTAACGGAATTCTGCAACAACTAGGTCTTATGTAATCGACCATAAGCAATTGGGCGCACGGTGTGCGCCCGTAAAGTTGATTTGTGTTGTACTCAATATCAGAAGCGCTATTGCTGCATTTTTGACAAAGATGGCGATCGCAGTCACTGAAAGCCTTACACAATCTAGGGTTTACCCCCATTGAAGCTCAGCAAAAAAAATGACAGTGTGTTGTTCTTGAGCGATCGCTTATCTATTCCTAATAGAATAGAACACTTTTATACCGATCTACTTAGTTGTTAATTCCTCAACAATACCCATCACTGCACTGCGGGTTAGTTTAGA includes:
- a CDS encoding chlorophyll a/b-binding protein — protein: MTQEQESKFGFTNFAETWNGRLAMLGFAIGLATELLTGNGILQQLGLM